In Geobacillus kaustophilus, a genomic segment contains:
- a CDS encoding YuzF family protein — MNQPYASHVSSPQLIALVDPYVYHAFQGLNGKEVVVETVRGSIQGTVRDVKPDHLVISAHQAVYYIRLAQVVSVRLGN, encoded by the coding sequence ATGAACCAGCCCTACGCGTCCCATGTTTCGTCGCCGCAGCTCATTGCCCTGGTTGACCCGTATGTGTACCACGCTTTCCAAGGCTTGAACGGCAAAGAAGTCGTGGTGGAAACAGTCCGCGGTTCGATCCAAGGAACAGTGAGGGATGTGAAGCCAGACCATCTTGTCATCTCGGCGCATCAGGCGGTTTATTATATCCGCTTGGCGCAAGTCGTTTCTGTTCGCCTCGGCAATTAA
- a CDS encoding PepSY-associated TM helix domain-containing protein: MEQTVKVAKKQQPMYAAVWRWHFYAGILFAPFLIILALSGAVYLFKPQIESALYGHLYEVDKLGEKKLPLVELTERVKEKYPHHAIVSVTLENEANRTVKVGMMDKGEMVFAFVNPYTGEVQGTLRADENWTEIAKKVHSELLIGGTAANRFVELAACWGFILLATGLYLWWPRQSFSVFGTFWPRWRAKKRLAWRDWHAVTGIWLSIGILLLIVTGMPWTGVMGEVINRVATATNTGYPPFAFSFGPKPESKVATKDVAQDVPWAAEQLPVPSVRVRKAASLSLDEVYRIAEAKKVKKPFTISLPLGPKGVFTVATSKTKPWDNATLHIDQYSGRVLSDVRFSDYGALAKAITIGIAFHEGRLFGLLNQLLNLAICLGLVFLGVSGFVMWRKRKPKDGLGAPARIKDQQAVKTVWGGMIVAGIVMPLFGLSLIVIWLFDRFVVQKMPKVRRFLAA, encoded by the coding sequence GTGGAACAAACGGTGAAGGTGGCGAAAAAACAGCAGCCGATGTATGCGGCGGTATGGAGATGGCATTTCTATGCCGGGATCCTCTTTGCGCCTTTTTTGATCATTTTAGCGTTGAGCGGCGCCGTCTATTTGTTCAAGCCGCAAATCGAATCGGCTCTGTACGGCCATTTGTACGAGGTGGACAAGCTCGGGGAAAAGAAGCTGCCTCTCGTCGAGCTGACGGAACGGGTCAAAGAGAAATATCCGCATCATGCCATCGTCTCCGTGACGCTTGAGAACGAAGCAAATCGAACCGTGAAAGTCGGGATGATGGACAAAGGAGAAATGGTGTTCGCTTTTGTCAATCCGTATACCGGGGAGGTGCAGGGGACGCTGCGCGCGGATGAGAATTGGACGGAAATCGCGAAAAAAGTCCACAGCGAGCTGCTGATTGGCGGAACGGCGGCCAACCGTTTTGTGGAGCTGGCGGCTTGCTGGGGATTCATTTTGCTTGCCACAGGCCTGTACCTCTGGTGGCCGCGGCAGTCATTCTCGGTGTTCGGGACGTTTTGGCCGCGCTGGCGGGCGAAAAAACGGTTGGCTTGGCGCGATTGGCATGCAGTGACAGGCATATGGCTGAGCATCGGCATCCTGTTGCTCATTGTGACGGGGATGCCGTGGACAGGGGTCATGGGGGAGGTCATCAACCGCGTGGCGACGGCGACAAACACCGGTTATCCGCCGTTTGCGTTCAGCTTCGGACCGAAGCCGGAATCGAAAGTGGCCACCAAAGATGTGGCGCAAGACGTGCCATGGGCGGCCGAACAACTGCCTGTGCCTTCTGTTCGCGTGCGCAAGGCGGCTTCGTTGTCGCTCGATGAGGTGTATCGGATTGCGGAGGCGAAAAAGGTGAAAAAGCCGTTTACGATTTCGCTGCCGCTAGGGCCGAAAGGGGTGTTTACCGTTGCGACATCGAAGACGAAGCCGTGGGATAACGCCACTTTGCATATTGACCAATATTCGGGCCGGGTGCTGAGCGATGTCCGCTTTTCCGACTATGGCGCATTGGCCAAAGCGATTACGATTGGCATTGCGTTTCATGAAGGACGGTTGTTTGGGCTTTTGAACCAGCTGCTTAACCTTGCGATTTGCCTCGGTCTCGTCTTTTTAGGCGTCAGCGGCTTTGTCATGTGGCGCAAGCGCAAGCCGAAAGATGGGCTCGGGGCGCCCGCGCGCATCAAAGATCAGCAAGCGGTGAAAACGGTGTGGGGCGGCATGATCGTTGCCGGGATTGTGATGCCGTTGTTTGGATTGTCATTGATTGTGATTTGGTTGTTTGATCGTTTCGTTGTGCAAAAGATGCCCAAAGTCCGCCGTTTTTTGGCGGCATGA